The nucleotide window GGAAATCCTTGACGATTCGGTCTTCCAGCGAATGGAACGAGACGACCACCAACCGCCCGCCGGGCTTCAGTACGCGCTCCGCCGCCGCAAGCGCGAGATGCAGTTCGTCGAGTTCGGCATTGACGAAGATCCGCAAGCCCTGGAACGTGCGGGTTGCCGGGTGAATCTCGCTGGGCTTCGAGCGAACCACCCTGCCAACGATATCGGCCAGTTGTTGGGTGGTCGTAATCGGCGCCTCTTTCCGCGCCGCCACGATAGCGCGCGCGACGGCGCGGGAATGGCGTTCTTCGCCAAAAATATAGATGATGTTGGCGAGATCGGTCTCGGAGGCCTTCGCCACCACATCGGCCGCCGTCGGTCCGTCATGGCCCATCCGCATGTCGAGCGGGCCGCCGAGCCGGAACGAGAAACCGCGCTCGGCCCGATCGAGCTGCATCGAGGAAACGCCGACGTCCATCACGACGCCGTCCACCGCCTCCACGCCTTGCGAGGCGCAGATTTCGGCCATGTTGGAGAATCGATCCTCGACCAGGGTCAGCCGGCCGCCGGACTGCTCGACCAGATCGAACCCGCCGGTAACCGCCGACCGGTCGCGGTCGATGCCAATGACCTGAGTTCCCGGAATCTCGAGAATCGCGCGGCTGTAGCCGCCGGCGCCG belongs to Bradyrhizobium icense and includes:
- the rsmH gene encoding 16S rRNA (cytosine(1402)-N(4))-methyltransferase RsmH, which translates into the protein MATQQIPSGNEGSRGRARSGNSACSRLLGRKSPARRKDLRRNGPVRVQFSYHRLGNARGWRMSPAAPLHISVLGREAVEMLGPRDGGTYVDATFGAGGYSRAILEIPGTQVIGIDRDRSAVTGGFDLVEQSGGRLTLVEDRFSNMAEICASQGVEAVDGVVMDVGVSSMQLDRAERGFSFRLGGPLDMRMGHDGPTAADVVAKASETDLANIIYIFGEERHSRAVARAIVAARKEAPITTTQQLADIVGRVVRSKPSEIHPATRTFQGLRIFVNAELDELHLALAAAERVLKPGGRLVVVSFHSLEDRIVKDFLNARGKAGGGSRHLPEVAQAVPSFQILTKRPVTPGEAELAANPRARSAKLRAAERTAAPAHAAGRLPAWPTLADVMRGG